CGTCCCTAGCGGTGAATATTAGGCCAGAGAGGTATACGATGTCCCCTACGCGTAGCTTGCGTACATCCTCCTCGGAGAGGGGAGTCCGGAGCCTATACACGTTGGTCATGGGGTTCACCCCTTTGCATGGATCTAGATGTGTTTTGATGTTATCTCCCACCTGCCATCGGGTGTTATGTAGCCTGTTGCCCTCCTTATGGCCCAGCAGTTGAACACGACGCCTACAGCATAGGTTGCTGGGTGTCGGTGCGCATAGTCTATGTGTACATCTAGCGCAGTGATCTTGCCGCCGAAGCCGTGTACGCCTATACCCAGACTGTTGATTGCATCGAGGAGCTTCTCCTCTAGCTCAGCTATTTCCGGCTCGGGATGCCTCTCGCCGAGAGGGCGTAGGAGGGCTGCCTTCCTGGCAATTGCCAGTGCTTGTTCGCCCAGCGCTGCGATGCCAACGCCGACGACTACGGGTGGGCATGGTTTAGGGCCGGCAGAGACAACGGCCTTTAGTACTGTCTCCCAGACGTTGCGGATCCCCCTTATCGGCAGTGCCATGTTAAGCGTTGAGGGCGCCTCGCTGCCACCGCCCTTAGCTACAAACGTGACTTCTAGCCGGTCACCCGGCACAATCTCTACGTCGAACCACGGTATGTGCCTGCCAGTATTATCGCCCGTGTTTCCACCGCGTATAGGGTTGACAGCATTGGGTCTCAATGGTATGAGCCTTGTCGCCTCTCTCACAGCTTCAGTAGCTACCTCGTATATCTTCGCCCGGAGGGGGAACTCCTCACCAAGCCTTATGTAGAACACCGGCGTACCGGTATCCTGGCATATAGGCTTACCAAGCTTTGCTGCTAGCTCGGAGTTCCTCAGAATGGCCTCCAGGTG
This DNA window, taken from Hyperthermus butylicus DSM 5456, encodes the following:
- a CDS encoding fumarate hydratase, with the protein product MPELEARLREFLVELIRVAETRLPLDVYNALKKALEVEDNPIAKQHLEAILRNSELAAKLGKPICQDTGTPVFYIRLGEEFPLRAKIYEVATEAVREATRLIPLRPNAVNPIRGGNTGDNTGRHIPWFDVEIVPGDRLEVTFVAKGGGSEAPSTLNMALPIRGIRNVWETVLKAVVSAGPKPCPPVVVGVGIAALGEQALAIARKAALLRPLGERHPEPEIAELEEKLLDAINSLGIGVHGFGGKITALDVHIDYAHRHPATYAVGVVFNCWAIRRATGYITPDGRWEITSKHI